In a single window of the Acinetobacter sp. CS-2 genome:
- a CDS encoding DUF2726 domain-containing protein, with product MIIYILVGSLLLFGILLKAWKSLEGSAKQQDSALKQRAIFNISEQITFTRLKEILPRSTVLAHVSFDALLTTKYSRTRHKYRNMVADFVILDEHHQVLAIIALDDPMALRHPQNAQYQDALLAMAGYRVIRYEDVPEYFQLRQDFLIENPTDFQLDELTEVSIKKYDFYPDLGRKKIRLLG from the coding sequence ATGATAATTTATATTTTGGTCGGAAGTTTACTTCTGTTTGGCATTCTGTTGAAGGCTTGGAAAAGTCTGGAAGGTAGTGCTAAACAGCAAGATAGTGCTTTAAAACAAAGAGCTATTTTTAATATTAGTGAACAGATCACATTTACACGCCTTAAAGAAATATTGCCGCGCAGTACTGTGTTGGCTCATGTTTCATTTGATGCCTTGTTGACGACCAAATACAGCCGTACCCGCCATAAATATCGCAATATGGTGGCAGATTTTGTGATTCTGGATGAACATCATCAGGTGCTTGCGATTATTGCATTGGATGATCCTATGGCCTTACGCCATCCGCAAAATGCCCAGTATCAGGATGCGCTGTTGGCGATGGCCGGGTATCGGGTGATTCGCTATGAAGATGTACCGGAATATTTTCAGTTAAGACAAGATTTTTTAATTGAAAACCCTACTGATTTTCAGCTAGATGAGTTAACAGAAGTTTCAATAAAAAAGTATGATTTTTATCCAGATTTGGGCCGAAAGAAAATCCGCCTGTTAGGTTAA
- a CDS encoding GH25 family lysozyme yields MSNKRFAKHHHHKLYASCIGLLLSCVAIVLYVFVFHHNPASAQEYPVKGFDVSHHQGDIQWQQISPKTYRFVYLKATEGGDFKDRKFQDYWLQAREHGFTVGAYHFYRLCRDGEVQAQNFIETVPNKANALPPVIDLEYDSNCINTYTKEQLLKEIQVMHDRLYQHYGKQPIFYTSKAFYNIILAGEFIKTPLWVREYKGKPDLKGKPKWLFWQHTNQGTIKGINKTVDLNVFNGDEDDWTRFLERNGIYPLNKVENLPKK; encoded by the coding sequence ATGTCTAATAAACGATTTGCCAAGCACCATCATCACAAACTGTATGCTTCTTGCATCGGCCTGTTGCTGAGCTGTGTTGCAATCGTATTGTATGTTTTTGTGTTTCATCATAATCCTGCTTCGGCACAGGAGTATCCGGTCAAAGGTTTTGACGTATCGCATCATCAGGGCGACATTCAATGGCAACAGATTTCACCCAAAACCTATCGATTTGTTTATCTGAAAGCGACCGAAGGTGGTGATTTTAAAGATCGAAAATTTCAGGATTACTGGCTGCAAGCCCGTGAACATGGTTTCACCGTGGGTGCCTATCATTTTTATCGTTTATGCAGGGATGGCGAAGTTCAGGCGCAAAATTTTATTGAAACTGTACCCAATAAAGCCAATGCCTTGCCTCCAGTGATTGATCTGGAATATGACAGCAACTGCATCAATACCTATACCAAGGAACAACTGCTAAAAGAAATTCAGGTCATGCATGACCGGCTGTATCAGCATTATGGCAAACAACCGATTTTTTATACCTCCAAAGCCTTCTATAACATTATTCTGGCTGGGGAATTTATAAAAACACCTCTTTGGGTACGTGAATACAAAGGCAAACCGGATTTAAAAGGCAAGCCAAAATGGCTGTTCTGGCAGCATACCAATCAGGGTACCATCAAGGGCATTAACAAAACCGTCGACTTAAATGTGTTTAATGGTGATGAGGATGACTGGACACGATTTTTAGAACGCAATGGAATCTATCCACTGAACAAGGTGGAAAATTTACCGAAAAAATAA
- the dinB gene encoding DNA polymerase IV yields MRKIIHIDMDAFFASVELKDRPELKHLPVVVSSHHPRAVICAASYPAREFGLRSAMSMAQGRKLCPHVVVIEPNFEKYRAISAQIHQVFQRYTPLIEPLSLDEAYLDVTENLQNIPSATEVAMRIREDIFKITGLTASAGVAPNKFLAKIASDWNKPDGICIIKPSQVQHFIQNLPLKKIPGVGKVMQEKLKLLQLQTLGDLQKIEQNVLVQHFGKYGKRLFLYAQGIDERPVQVERERQQISKETTFDDDLTLIQCQNAWPRLIDQVWNSLERKQLCARGVSAKLKLKNFQVLQHSKSFKQPLQNRQQLEQVLQQLLIEMHIPEHFQFRLIGVGLYQLSEQQDQSQLSLW; encoded by the coding sequence ATGAGAAAAATCATTCACATCGATATGGATGCCTTTTTTGCATCTGTGGAACTCAAAGACCGACCGGAGTTAAAGCATTTGCCGGTGGTCGTGTCTTCCCATCATCCAAGGGCCGTGATTTGTGCAGCGTCCTACCCTGCGCGCGAGTTTGGATTGCGCTCTGCCATGTCGATGGCACAAGGCCGAAAGCTTTGTCCACACGTAGTGGTGATTGAACCCAATTTTGAAAAATACCGTGCCATCTCCGCCCAGATTCATCAGGTGTTCCAGCGTTACACGCCGCTGATTGAACCCTTATCTTTAGATGAAGCTTATCTGGATGTCACAGAAAATCTGCAAAATATTCCAAGTGCTACTGAAGTTGCGATGCGTATACGGGAAGATATTTTCAAAATTACAGGTTTAACCGCCTCTGCCGGGGTAGCACCCAATAAATTTTTAGCCAAAATTGCTTCAGACTGGAACAAACCGGATGGCATTTGTATCATTAAGCCCTCACAGGTGCAGCATTTTATTCAGAATTTACCGCTAAAAAAAATTCCCGGTGTGGGAAAAGTGATGCAAGAAAAGCTCAAGTTGCTGCAATTACAAACGCTGGGAGATTTACAAAAAATTGAGCAAAATGTGCTGGTTCAGCATTTTGGCAAATATGGCAAACGACTTTTTCTCTATGCCCAGGGTATTGATGAACGGCCTGTACAAGTTGAACGTGAACGCCAGCAAATTTCCAAGGAAACCACCTTTGATGATGACCTGACCTTAATACAATGCCAGAATGCTTGGCCTCGACTGATTGATCAGGTCTGGAACAGTCTAGAGCGCAAACAACTCTGTGCACGTGGGGTTTCGGCCAAACTCAAGCTAAAAAATTTTCAGGTCTTGCAACACAGCAAGAGTTTTAAACAGCCTTTGCAAAATCGGCAACAACTGGAACAGGTACTGCAACAGCTACTCATTGAAATGCATATTCCAGAACATTTTCAGTTTCGTCTCATTGGCGTTGGGCTGTACCAGCTTTCGGAGCAGCAAGATCAGTCACAGCTTTCTCTCTGGTAG
- a CDS encoding RidA family protein, producing the protein MTVQRLHVEKRFSEIAISGNLVHLAGQLATDTTLDIKGQTRQTLEIIDRLLADAGTDKSQIMSVTIYLKDIENDYAAMNEVWDAWVADIEALPRTCVEAKLYAPDVLVEMTVTAVRASN; encoded by the coding sequence ATGACAGTACAACGTCTGCATGTTGAAAAGCGCTTTTCTGAAATTGCCATTTCAGGCAACCTAGTACATCTGGCTGGTCAATTGGCTACAGATACCACGCTGGATATTAAAGGTCAGACACGGCAAACCCTGGAAATTATTGATCGCTTGCTGGCGGATGCAGGTACAGACAAGAGCCAAATTATGTCTGTGACCATTTATTTAAAAGATATTGAAAATGACTATGCGGCGATGAATGAGGTCTGGGATGCGTGGGTCGCTGATATTGAAGCCCTGCCCCGCACCTGTGTCGAGGCAAAACTATATGCCCCTGACGTTCTGGTAGAAATGACTGTCACTGCTGTTCGTGCATCGAATTAA
- a CDS encoding YgiQ family radical SAM protein: protein MSTAYTMQTAPKALFDYDKYWASCFEPAPFLPMSREEMDQLGWDSCDFILVCGDAYIDHPSFCSGIIGRTLEAQGFRVGIIAQPDWTSVDAFRVLGKPNIAWGVTAGNMDSMINRYTADRKIRSDDAYSPDNVPNKRPDRAATVYCQRVREAYPDVPVLLGGIEASLRRIAHYDYWSDKVRRSVLMDSKADLLMYGNGERSIVEVMHRLAKGEKITDITDVRGTAFIVNKHNRASKAKFVEIASNDVDTIGRVDPIINPYVMTEDLDGCEIEKDKGNSLSQYQGFQKEAVANPIVREGDNLDADTQIVQLQPASKAIKHKLPPRELAVIRLPAFEEVVNDPVLYAHANRILHLETNPGNARALVQKHGERDVWLNAPPIPLTTEEMDYVFDLPYARLPHPAYGNARFPAFDMIKFSVNIMRGCFGGCTFCSITEHEGRIIQNRSEDSILREVEKIRDTAPGFTGIISDLGGPTANMYRLHCKDPEIEKNCRKPSCVFPGVCQNLHTDHAPLTQLYRKARALKGIKKILIGSGLRYDLAVLNPEYVKELVTHHVGGYLKIAPEHTEKGPLSKMMKPGIGTYDRFKQMFDRFSKEAGKEQYLIPYFIAAHPGTTDYDMMNLAIWLKKNGFRADQVQTFYPSPMATATTMYYTGKNPLAKVARYTENVDIVKGEKRRRLHKAFLRYHDPNNWPMLREALKEMGRSDLIGNSKQHLIPSYQPQGTEGQYQSARKKNSTLAGDSAKRTGENTARNQSRNVANTNGNNRPKKGQILTQHTGLPPRETGEKRPFAGSKSKIKSKPKSKA, encoded by the coding sequence ATGTCTACTGCTTATACCATGCAGACTGCGCCAAAAGCGTTGTTTGATTACGACAAATATTGGGCGTCCTGTTTTGAACCTGCGCCATTTTTGCCGATGTCACGCGAGGAGATGGATCAACTCGGTTGGGATAGTTGCGACTTTATTTTAGTCTGCGGTGATGCGTATATAGATCATCCCTCTTTCTGTTCGGGCATTATTGGCCGTACTTTAGAAGCTCAAGGTTTCCGTGTCGGGATTATTGCCCAGCCGGACTGGACCAGCGTGGATGCATTCCGAGTATTGGGTAAGCCGAATATTGCTTGGGGTGTGACTGCGGGTAATATGGATTCCATGATCAACCGCTACACCGCTGACCGTAAAATCCGTTCAGATGATGCCTATTCTCCAGACAATGTGCCGAATAAACGTCCTGACCGCGCGGCAACCGTATATTGCCAGCGTGTACGTGAAGCCTATCCTGATGTGCCAGTATTGTTAGGGGGTATTGAAGCTTCTCTACGTCGTATTGCTCATTATGACTATTGGTCAGATAAAGTCCGTCGTTCGGTATTGATGGATTCTAAAGCTGATCTTCTGATGTACGGTAATGGCGAACGCTCGATTGTCGAAGTGATGCACCGTTTGGCTAAAGGTGAAAAAATTACTGACATCACGGATGTCCGTGGTACGGCATTTATTGTCAATAAACATAACCGTGCTTCTAAAGCTAAATTCGTTGAAATTGCATCGAATGATGTGGACACCATCGGTCGTGTAGATCCCATCATCAATCCTTATGTGATGACGGAAGATCTGGATGGTTGTGAAATTGAAAAAGATAAAGGCAATAGTTTAAGCCAGTATCAAGGTTTCCAAAAAGAAGCGGTCGCCAATCCGATTGTCCGTGAAGGTGACAATCTGGATGCCGATACGCAAATTGTACAGTTACAACCTGCCTCCAAAGCGATTAAACACAAATTACCTCCACGAGAACTGGCGGTCATTCGTTTGCCTGCTTTTGAAGAAGTGGTCAATGACCCCGTTTTATATGCACATGCCAACCGTATCTTGCATCTGGAAACCAATCCGGGGAATGCGCGTGCCTTAGTACAAAAGCATGGTGAACGTGATGTGTGGTTGAATGCACCACCTATTCCATTAACCACAGAAGAAATGGATTATGTGTTTGATCTGCCTTATGCACGTCTGCCACATCCTGCATATGGTAATGCACGTTTCCCTGCTTTTGACATGATCAAATTTTCGGTCAACATCATGCGTGGTTGCTTCGGCGGTTGTACTTTCTGTTCCATCACGGAACATGAAGGTCGTATTATCCAGAACCGTTCGGAAGACTCAATTCTGCGTGAAGTGGAGAAGATTCGTGATACCGCACCAGGCTTTACCGGCATTATCTCGGACTTAGGTGGCCCAACGGCTAATATGTACCGTTTGCACTGTAAAGACCCTGAAATTGAAAAAAACTGTCGTAAGCCATCGTGCGTATTCCCGGGTGTGTGTCAAAACCTACATACCGACCATGCGCCATTGACGCAGTTATACCGTAAAGCACGTGCACTTAAAGGCATCAAGAAAATTCTGATCGGTTCAGGGTTACGTTATGATCTGGCGGTATTAAACCCTGAATATGTGAAAGAATTGGTCACTCATCACGTGGGTGGTTATCTCAAAATTGCGCCTGAACATACCGAAAAAGGTCCATTATCCAAGATGATGAAACCGGGGATTGGCACTTACGACCGTTTCAAACAGATGTTTGATCGCTTTAGTAAGGAAGCCGGCAAAGAACAGTATCTGATTCCTTACTTTATCGCGGCGCATCCGGGGACCACCGATTACGATATGATGAACCTGGCGATTTGGTTGAAAAAGAATGGTTTTCGTGCCGATCAGGTACAAACTTTCTATCCATCGCCAATGGCTACAGCAACCACTATGTATTACACGGGTAAAAATCCGCTGGCAAAAGTGGCGCGTTATACTGAAAATGTGGATATTGTGAAAGGTGAGAAACGTCGCCGCTTGCACAAGGCTTTCTTGCGTTATCATGATCCAAATAACTGGCCAATGTTACGTGAAGCTTTGAAAGAAATGGGCCGCTCAGACTTGATTGGTAATTCGAAACAACATCTGATTCCGAGCTATCAACCGCAAGGCACAGAAGGGCAATATCAGTCGGCACGCAAGAAAAACTCGACCTTGGCGGGAGATTCTGCAAAACGCACAGGTGAAAATACTGCACGTAATCAATCACGTAATGTTGCCAATACAAATGGCAATAATCGTCCTAAAAAAGGCCAGATCCTGACTCAACATACTGGTTTACCACCACGTGAAACTGGGGAGAAACGTCCATTTGCGGGTTCTAAATCCAAGATTAAATCTAAGCCTAAGTCAAAAGCTTGA
- a CDS encoding Sbal_3080 family lipoprotein: protein MKIIILFGSMMLLTGCATTKITPVQLSQGEKIQKVCIKHNHKVIVQNLEDIITSRLEYHNIVTQVYSGERPELCEYSLRYVAYQKWDFSMVLTQAQLILYKNEKRIGVAEYKLHAGGLLNPTKYKSNESKIEPLVDQLIGEIQ from the coding sequence ATGAAAATAATAATTTTATTCGGCTCTATGATGCTTCTTACTGGGTGCGCTACAACTAAAATCACACCTGTACAATTAAGCCAAGGGGAAAAGATTCAAAAAGTTTGTATAAAGCATAACCATAAAGTGATAGTTCAAAATCTAGAGGACATCATTACTTCTCGTTTGGAATATCACAATATTGTTACTCAAGTTTATAGTGGGGAAAGACCAGAACTATGTGAATATTCACTCAGGTATGTAGCATATCAAAAGTGGGATTTTTCAATGGTACTTACTCAGGCACAATTAATTCTCTATAAAAATGAAAAACGAATTGGGGTTGCTGAATACAAATTACATGCTGGGGGATTATTAAATCCTACTAAGTACAAAAGTAATGAATCCAAAATAGAACCGTTAGTGGATCAGTTAATTGGGGAAATTCAATAA